A part of Ziziphus jujuba cultivar Dongzao chromosome 8, ASM3175591v1 genomic DNA contains:
- the LOC107413001 gene encoding ABC transporter I family member 6, chloroplastic: MALNLLPYPPCTLSSPPQSYSSSSATSSVPFTRYASPSNSLLFTLTATRPLPFRTNHARRHLTPLSASLSTFDSPSTSGSHGKKKLLLEVKDLTAVIAESGKEILKGVNLSVYEGEVHAVMGKNGSGKSTFAKVLVGHPDYEVTGGSVVFKGENLLEMEAEERSLAGLFMSFQSPIEIPGVSNIDFLNMAYNARRRKLNLPELGPIEFYAYIFPKLDLVNMKTDFLNRNVNEGFSGGERKRNEILQLAVLGADLSILDEIDSGLDVDALRDVAKAVNSLLTTQNSVLMITHYQRLIEFIKPAYIHIMEDGKIVKTGDISIAKILEKGGFKAIS; encoded by the exons ATGGCTCTCAACCTTCTTCCTTACCCTCCCTGTACCCTTTCCTCACCCCCACAATCATATTCCTCTTCTTCTGCGACTTCTTCTGTACCTTTTACCCGCTACGCTTCGCCCTCTAATTCCCTCCTATTTACGCTCACTGCCACTCGCCCCCTCCCTTTCCGCACGAACCATGCTCGCCGGCATCTCACTCCCCTCAGCGCCAGCCTCTCCACCTTCGACTCTCCCTCAACTTCCGGTAGTCATGGCAAGAAGAAGCTCCTGCTTGAAGTCAAAGATCTCACGGCCGTGATTGCGGAATCCGGGAAGGAGATTCTCAAGGGCGTCAATCTCTCTGTCTATGAAGGAGAG GTTCATGCTGTGATGGGAAAGAATGGTTCTGGGAAAAGCACGTTTGCCAAG GTTCTTGTTGGGCATCCAGATTATGAGGTAACAGGAGGGAGTGTTGTATTCAAAGGAGAGAACTTGCTGGAAATGGAAGCAGAGGAGCGTTCACTTGCTGGACTTTTCATGAGTTTTCAATCCCCTATTGAGATTCCAGGTGTGAGCAATATAGACTTTCTTAATATGGCTTACAATGCTCGGAGGCGGAAACTTAACCTGCCGGAGCTTGGACCTATTGAG TTCTATGCGTACATCTTTCCTAAACTTGATCTTGTGAACATGAAGACAGACTTTCTTAATAGAAATGTCAATGAAGGATTTAGTGGTGGTGAAAGGAAGCGAAATGAGATTTTACAACTTGCG GTTCTGGGGGCAGACTTGTCTATATTGGATGAAATTGATTCTGGATTGGATGTTGATGCACTTCGTGATGTAGCAAAGGCAGTCAATAGTCTATTGACTACACAAAATTCTGTACTGATGATTACTCATTATCAACGACTTATTGAATTTATAAAGcctgcatatatacatattatg GAGGATGGGAAAATTGTGAAGACTGGAGACATCTCGATAGCAAAAATTCTTGAAAAAGGAGGGTTCAAAGCAATTTCTTAA